A genomic window from Zalophus californianus isolate mZalCal1 chromosome 13, mZalCal1.pri.v2, whole genome shotgun sequence includes:
- the ABO gene encoding histo-blood group ABO system transferase, with translation MPGSPSMLLVTMVMRLCYNGPVAWPGWGGGQQGSAWAPHLCSQEPETKSVRICVLKSQPVCPPAQRRLNFTLLFVAQQCFQPDSRMGAEKRVSKDDRGVVPQQMLETKQFSGSNCHLDTCRVPEVPRMVYAKAQVLKPTRADVLVMTPWFAPIIWDGVFDSTILDAQFQNATIGLTVFAIKKYTIFLELFLQTAEKHFMVGHRVTYYVFTDRPADVPRVPLAEGRQLVVLEVRNYARWQDVSMHRMEMISNFSRQRFLREVDYLVCVDVDMKFSDHVGVEILSPLFGTLHPGFYRAAREGFTYERRPRSQAYILREEGDFYYAGGFFGGSVVEVLQLTTACHQAMVVDRANAIEAVCHDESHLNRYLLYHKPTKVLSPEYLWDERMLQRPPFLRKLRYVAVPKNHTEIRN, from the exons ATGCCGGGGTCCCCATCCATGCTATTGGTTACTATGGTGATGAGATTGTGTTACAATGGTCCGGTTGCCtggccggggtggggagggggccagcaGGGCTCTGCTTGGGCCCCGCATCTGTGTTCTCAGGAGCCAGAGACCAAAAGCGTCAGAATATGTGTGTTAAAGTCGCAGCCTGTCTGTCCTCCTGCCCAGCGAAGACTCAACTTCACACTCTTGTTTGTCGCCCAGCAATGTTTTCAGCCTGATTCCCGGATGGGGGCAGAGAAGAGAGTCTCAAAG GATGACCGCGGCGTGGTCCCACAGCAGATGCTTGAGACAAAGCAGTTCAG TGGAAGCAACTGCCACCTGGACACCTGCAGAGTACCTGAGGTACCCAG GATGGTTTACGCCAAGGCCCAGGTCCTCAAGCCCAC GAGGGCCGACGTACTGGTCATGACCCCCTGGTTTGCTCCCATCATCTGGGACGGAGTCTTTGACTCTACCATTCTGGACGCGCAGTTCCAAAACGCCACCATCGGGCTGACCGTGTTTGCCATCAAAAA ATACACGATCTTCCTGGAGCTGTTCCTGCAGACGGCGGAGAAGCACTTCATGGTGGGACACAGGGTCACCTACTATGTCTTCACCGACCGGCCCGCCGATGTGCCCAGGGTGCCCCTCGCTGAAGGGAGGCAGCTGGTGGTCCTGGAGGTCCGAAACTATGCGCGCTGGCAGGATGTGTCCATGCACCGCATGGAGATGATTAGCAACTTCTCGCGGCAGCGCTTCCTCCGCGAGGTGGACTACCTGGTGTGCGTGGACGTGGACATGAAGTTCAGCGACCACGTGGGTGTGGAGATCCTGTCCCCCCTCTTCGGCACCCTGCACCCCGGTTTCTACAGGGCGGCCCGCGAGGGCTTCACCTACGAGCGTCGTCCGCGGTCCCAGGCCTACATTCTGAGAGAAGAGGGTGACTTTTACTACGCAGGAGGCTTTTTTGGGGGTTCGGTGGTCGAGGTTCTCCAGCTGACCACGGCCTGTCACCAGGCGATGGTGGTCGACCGGGCCAATGCGATCGAGGCCGTGTGCCATGACGAGAGCCACCTGAACAGGTACCTTCTCTACCACAAGCCCACCAAGGTGCTCTCCCCGGAGTACCTGTGGGATGAACGGATGCTGCAGAGGCCTCCTTTCCTCAGGAAACTGCGCTACGTGGCGGTGCCCAAGAATCATACAGAAATCCGGAACTGA
- the LOC118356219 gene encoding uncharacterized protein LOC118356219, producing the protein MNRTPSQIPDFPTRVVPACGTLTDSNRDGQGGRGSRQGGGPGRERGPRARQKTPSLSQRGRDHPLGKVQQTAPSWPGWEERGRGGKGPSSWLSIPLASTLPPSLPSALRCQPHRVTLGQLQAVLLPSGSQPAPTGDSCPLRLLPPSLALSPCFCPHIPTPSRCPTSPTPSPGDVGDLSRILEGTLSPLCHRQTSLQEEGPSSTAFSTPGAQTSKEKRAQERGRGQEAWAGGLGRRAGQDGWAREPSRGLCTSNQDISPKGPACLHYSLRALGDLAPAHLSSLGWSPPHSHSPPRPLHLSSLVSPARRAAFLTWHFVYPTSKQHSGLGCFLGLLIFSGGGGPRDF; encoded by the exons ATGAATCGGACACCCTCCCAGATCCCTGACTTTCCGACCAGAGTTGTCCCTGCCTGTGGGACACTCACAGACAG CAACAGAGatggccagggagggagggggtccaggcagggaggggggccaggcagggagagagggccaAGGGCCAGACAGAAGACTCCATCTCTCAGCCAGAGAGGCAGAGACCACCCTCTGGGGAAAGTGCAGCAGACCGCACCATCCTGGCCAGGTTGGGAGGAGAGGGGTCGGGGCGGGAAGGGGCCTTCCTCCTGGCTCTCCATTCCCCTCGCCtccactctccctccttccctcccctctgcccttagATGTCAGCCTCACAGGGTGACCTTGGGCCAGCTCCAGGCGGTATTactgccctcagggagccagCCTGCGCCCACAGGAGACTCCTGTCCCCTCAGGCTActtcctccttcccttgctctctctccctgcttctgtccccacatccccacccccagcaggtgCCCCACGTCCCCCACTCCAAGCCCTGGCGATGTCGGAGATCTAAGCAGAATTCTGGAAGGGACTCTGAGCCCCCTCTGTCACAGGCAGACTTCACTGCAGGAGGAAGGCCCCTCCTCGACCGCCTTCTCCACCCCTGGGGCTCAGACAAGTaaagaaaagagagcccaggAGAGGGGACGGGGACAGGAAGCCTGGGCAGGAGGCCTagggaggagggctgggcaggACGGCTGGGCAAGAGAACCGAGCAGGGGGCTTTGCACGTCAAATCAAGACATTTCCCCCA AGGGCCCAGCCTGCCTGCATTACAGCCTCCGAGCCCTGGGAGATTTGGCCCCTGCTCACCTCTCCAGCTTAGGCTGGTCCCcgccccactcccactcccctccccgaCCTCTCCACCTTTCCTCACTTGTGTCTCCAGCCCGGCGAGCTGCTTTCCTCACCTGGCACTTCGTCTACCCAACCTCCAAACAGCACAGTGGTCTCGGATGCTTTCTGGGTCTCCTCATTTTCTCTGGAGGGGGAGGTCCCAGAGATTTCTGA